The Nocardioides sp. S5 genome includes a window with the following:
- a CDS encoding Flp family type IVb pilin, whose amino-acid sequence MLEKFITLMLVGRDEEKGATAVEYALMVALIAVFIIGAVQFLGGALDGLFRRIGGAV is encoded by the coding sequence ATGCTCGAGAAGTTCATCACCCTCATGCTTGTTGGCCGCGACGAGGAGAAGGGCGCCACCGCAGTGGAGTACGCCCTCATGGTTGCGCTCATCGCCGTGTTCATCATCGGCGCCGTCCAGTTCCTCGGCGGTGCGCTCGACGGCCTGTTCCGTCGGATTGGTGGCGCGGTCTGA
- a CDS encoding Flp family type IVb pilin, which translates to MFDKFITLMLSRDEEKGATAVEYALMVALIAVFIIGAVQFLGGALDGLFRQIGAAI; encoded by the coding sequence ATGTTCGACAAGTTCATCACCCTTATGCTTAGTCGCGACGAAGAGAAGGGCGCCACCGCAGTGGAGTACGCTCTCATGGTTGCGCTGATCGCCGTGTTCATCATTGGTGCCGTCCAGTTCCTGGGCGGTGCACTGGACGGTCTCTTCCGTCAGATTGGTGCCGCGATCTGA
- a CDS encoding C40 family peptidase, whose amino-acid sequence MAHTRKRAGATVLGLTAIAAISFVPATPAQAEPDIEDVKVRVDRLYHEAEVAQERLHDATLDLAELRRDLSGLRADQERQDERLETVRDQVSDAVVRQLEGEGISTVGQIVVSEDPGSFLDTLSTMSSFNDLQSSLLSDYDTELEALAIRQEATDARADEIAELTEQLSTEKETVDDNLAEAKELLADLEAEERERVLASRGSTTRVPASVPASGRAAAAIQYAMAQVGDAYVYGAMGENAFDCSGLTMRAWAQAGVSLPHSSSAQFSSGPRIAASDLQPGDLVFYYSPISHVGMYIGNGMIVHAANPGTGVAVAGLHSMPYVGAVRPG is encoded by the coding sequence GTGGCTCACACCCGCAAGCGAGCTGGCGCGACCGTTCTCGGCCTGACCGCGATCGCCGCCATCTCATTCGTGCCCGCGACCCCCGCGCAGGCCGAACCCGACATCGAGGACGTCAAGGTCCGCGTCGACCGTCTCTACCACGAGGCCGAGGTCGCCCAGGAGCGCCTCCACGACGCGACTCTCGACCTCGCTGAACTGCGCCGTGACCTGTCTGGCCTGCGGGCCGACCAGGAGCGGCAGGACGAGCGCCTCGAGACCGTCCGTGACCAGGTGTCCGACGCGGTGGTCCGCCAGCTCGAGGGCGAGGGCATCTCGACGGTCGGCCAGATCGTCGTCTCCGAGGACCCGGGCTCCTTCCTCGACACGCTCTCCACCATGTCGTCCTTCAACGACCTCCAGTCCTCGCTGCTCTCCGACTACGACACCGAGCTGGAGGCCCTCGCCATCCGGCAGGAGGCCACCGACGCCCGCGCGGACGAGATCGCTGAGCTCACCGAGCAGCTGAGCACTGAGAAGGAGACGGTCGACGACAATCTCGCCGAGGCCAAGGAGCTGCTCGCCGACCTCGAGGCCGAGGAGCGCGAGCGCGTGCTCGCCTCGCGCGGCAGCACCACCCGGGTCCCCGCTTCCGTCCCGGCCTCGGGGCGTGCCGCCGCGGCCATCCAGTACGCCATGGCCCAGGTGGGCGATGCCTACGTCTACGGCGCGATGGGTGAGAACGCCTTCGACTGCAGCGGGCTCACCATGCGGGCGTGGGCGCAGGCCGGTGTCTCGCTGCCGCACTCCTCCAGCGCCCAGTTCAGCTCCGGTCCGCGCATCGCTGCGAGCGACCTGCAGCCCGGCGACCTGGTGTTCTACTACAGCCCGATCAGCCACGTCGGCATGTACATCGGCAACGGCATGATCGTTCACGCCGCCAACCCCGGCACCGGTGTCGCGGTCGCAGGCCTCCACTCGATGCCCTACGTCGGCGCGGTCCGTCCTGGCTGA
- a CDS encoding NYN domain-containing protein, whose translation MTDPASLPERLRLRVVALVSAVLPSVAPVPPALRKIAGFAPARRARLGGSAIWTALADDDFRHHAAVQVAALPVADDDALEAAARAWLSRDDGWEAVVADASAALSGDEARDDQDRAELGRLTAQVAALQAELGTLRSQHREELDRAKADHKVLRQRLGEARSVLRSAQEERDAAYAERDEAVAAARTATAAAEADVRRLRSQLDEAEAAVAAGRRDTRTERDAASIRARLLLDAVVESATGLRRELGLPAVVGAPGDAVEAGLAGVESAPTSSAPATAASLEQLLSLPRARLLVDGYNVTKAAWPTASLEAQRSRLVAALGPVVARSGAETTVVFDAAESSARTVMPAPRGVRVVFSPEGVIADDVIRQLVAAEPRGRVVVVVSDDQAVVRDVARAGARAVPTASLLGVLA comes from the coding sequence GTGACCGACCCGGCGTCGCTGCCCGAGCGGCTCCGCCTGCGCGTGGTCGCGCTGGTGTCCGCCGTGCTGCCGTCGGTGGCGCCGGTGCCCCCTGCGTTGCGCAAGATCGCCGGCTTCGCACCCGCGCGCCGTGCCCGGCTGGGCGGGAGCGCCATCTGGACCGCGCTCGCCGACGACGACTTCCGCCACCACGCCGCGGTTCAGGTGGCTGCGCTGCCGGTCGCGGACGACGATGCCCTCGAGGCAGCCGCGCGCGCCTGGCTGAGCCGCGACGACGGCTGGGAGGCGGTCGTCGCGGACGCCTCCGCGGCGCTCTCGGGCGACGAGGCACGCGACGACCAGGACCGCGCCGAGCTCGGTCGGCTCACCGCGCAGGTGGCCGCGCTCCAGGCCGAGCTGGGCACGCTCCGGTCGCAGCACCGCGAGGAGCTCGACCGCGCCAAGGCCGACCACAAGGTGCTGCGCCAGCGGCTGGGGGAGGCCCGCAGCGTGCTGCGGTCCGCGCAGGAGGAGCGCGACGCCGCGTACGCCGAGCGCGACGAGGCCGTGGCGGCAGCAAGGACGGCGACCGCGGCCGCCGAGGCCGACGTACGCCGCCTGCGGTCCCAGCTCGACGAGGCGGAGGCCGCAGTGGCGGCAGGCCGCCGGGACACGCGCACCGAGCGCGACGCCGCCAGCATCCGTGCCCGCCTGCTCCTCGACGCCGTGGTGGAGTCGGCCACCGGCCTGCGCCGCGAGCTCGGCCTGCCTGCTGTGGTCGGCGCGCCCGGCGACGCCGTCGAGGCAGGGCTGGCGGGCGTGGAGTCCGCCCCGACTTCGAGCGCCCCGGCCACGGCCGCCTCGCTCGAGCAGCTGCTCAGCCTGCCGCGTGCCCGGCTGCTCGTCGACGGCTACAACGTCACCAAGGCCGCCTGGCCCACCGCGAGCCTCGAGGCCCAGCGCAGCCGCCTGGTCGCGGCCCTGGGCCCCGTCGTCGCCCGGTCCGGGGCCGAGACGACGGTCGTCTTCGACGCCGCCGAGTCGAGCGCGCGAACCGTCATGCCGGCACCACGTGGCGTCCGGGTGGTCTTCAGTCCTGAGGGCGTCATCGCCGACGACGTGATCCGCCAGCTGGTCGCGGCCGAGCCGCGTGGCCGGGTGGTCGTCGTGGTGAGCGACGACCAGGCGGTGGTGCGCGACGTCGCGAGGGCCGGGGCCCGTGCGGTCCCGACCGCGTCGCTGCTGGGCGTGCTGGCGTGA
- a CDS encoding DEDD exonuclease domain-containing protein has protein sequence MSTTAHRPTRETSHWEAQRSFDELGRPLRDLTFCVVDLETTGGSAAAGSMITEIGAVKVRGGEVIGEFQTLVNPHAEIPAFIAVLTGISNSMVHDAPPIESALPAFLEFAAGCVLVAHNAPFDVGFLQHFARQQGRPWPKLEVLDTAKLARRVITRDDAPNCKLSSLATLFGSSTTPNHRALSDARATVEVLHGLMERLGGLGVHTLEELQTFSSRVSTAQRRKRHLAEGLPHAPGVYLFRDDRSRVLYVGTSRDLRTRVRTYFTASETRTRMGEMVGLATTVTGIECATPLEAEVRELRLIAEHKPKYNRRSRFPEKVHFLKLTREAWPRLSLVRTVLDDDADYLGPFSSKKTAEKCLAALHETFPVRQCSGRMPRVPTGTACVLAEMGRCLSPCDGSTDETTYAAVVRQLRDTLLRSPQDVVETINARMSALAEHERFEEAGVHRDRLATFVRAAARTQRLSALTRCPEIIAARREDSGRWSVHVVRHGRLAAAGVIPSGADAHRYVRELTASAETVSGAPGPVPAATAEESEKILRWLESPGVRLVDVEGEWVCPLGGAARHLALYDAAHQSRLSLVPFDEQGLVRPVHRPTR, from the coding sequence ATGAGCACCACCGCCCACCGCCCGACGCGGGAGACGTCCCACTGGGAGGCGCAGCGCAGCTTCGACGAACTGGGGCGCCCCCTGCGTGATCTCACGTTCTGCGTAGTCGACCTGGAGACGACCGGAGGATCGGCCGCCGCGGGCTCGATGATCACCGAGATCGGTGCGGTCAAGGTGCGCGGGGGCGAGGTGATCGGGGAGTTCCAGACGCTGGTCAACCCCCACGCCGAGATCCCTGCGTTCATCGCGGTGCTGACCGGGATCAGCAACTCCATGGTCCATGACGCGCCCCCCATCGAGTCGGCGCTGCCGGCGTTCCTGGAGTTCGCCGCCGGCTGTGTCCTGGTGGCCCACAATGCCCCCTTCGACGTCGGCTTCCTCCAGCACTTCGCCCGTCAGCAGGGGCGGCCGTGGCCGAAGCTCGAGGTCCTCGACACCGCGAAGCTCGCCCGTCGCGTGATCACCCGCGACGACGCACCGAACTGCAAGCTGTCCTCGCTGGCCACGCTGTTCGGTTCCTCGACGACGCCCAACCACCGCGCGCTCTCCGACGCCCGGGCCACGGTCGAGGTGCTCCACGGCCTGATGGAGCGGCTCGGCGGCCTCGGCGTGCACACGCTCGAGGAGCTGCAGACCTTCTCCTCCCGCGTCAGCACCGCCCAGCGGCGCAAGCGCCACCTCGCCGAGGGGCTCCCCCACGCCCCAGGGGTCTACCTCTTCCGCGACGACCGCTCCCGGGTCCTCTACGTCGGCACCTCGCGCGACCTGCGCACCCGCGTCCGCACCTACTTCACGGCCTCCGAGACGCGCACCCGGATGGGCGAGATGGTCGGCCTGGCGACCACCGTCACGGGCATCGAGTGCGCGACGCCGCTCGAGGCCGAGGTCCGCGAACTGCGCCTGATCGCCGAGCACAAGCCGAAGTACAACCGCCGTTCGCGCTTCCCCGAGAAGGTCCACTTCCTCAAGCTGACTCGCGAGGCGTGGCCGCGCCTCTCGCTGGTGCGCACGGTGCTCGACGACGACGCCGACTACCTCGGCCCGTTCTCCTCGAAGAAGACGGCCGAGAAGTGCCTCGCTGCGCTGCACGAGACGTTTCCCGTCCGGCAGTGCAGCGGGCGGATGCCGCGCGTCCCGACCGGGACGGCGTGCGTGCTGGCCGAGATGGGACGGTGCCTCTCCCCCTGCGACGGCTCGACCGACGAGACGACCTACGCCGCCGTGGTGCGTCAGCTGCGCGATACGCTGCTGCGCAGCCCGCAGGACGTCGTCGAGACGATCAACGCCCGGATGAGCGCTCTCGCCGAGCACGAGCGGTTTGAGGAGGCGGGGGTGCACCGCGACCGCCTCGCCACCTTCGTCCGCGCCGCGGCCCGCACCCAGCGGCTGTCGGCGCTGACCCGGTGCCCGGAGATCATCGCCGCCCGCCGCGAGGACAGCGGCCGCTGGTCGGTCCACGTCGTGCGACACGGCCGGCTTGCCGCCGCGGGCGTGATCCCGTCCGGTGCCGACGCCCACCGATACGTCCGCGAGCTCACCGCCAGCGCGGAGACCGTCAGCGGCGCTCCCGGACCCGTGCCGGCCGCGACGGCCGAGGAGTCGGAGAAGATCCTGCGCTGGCTTGAGTCACCGGGCGTCCGGCTCGTCGACGTCGAGGGCGAGTGGGTGTGCCCGCTCGGTGGCGCGGCGCGCCACCTCGCGCTCTACGACGCCGCGCACCAGTCGCGACTGTCGTTGGTTCCCTTCGACGAGCAGGGATTGGTCCGCCCCGTGCACCGGCCGACTCGCTAG
- a CDS encoding Lrp/AsnC ligand binding domain-containing protein: MITAIVFVKADVASIPEVAEAIAAIDGVSEVYSVTGQIDLIALVRVKEHEAVAAVVADQLNKVPGVSSTETHIAFRAYSRHDLESAFAIGLD; the protein is encoded by the coding sequence ATGATCACCGCCATCGTTTTCGTCAAGGCTGACGTCGCCTCGATCCCCGAGGTCGCGGAGGCCATCGCCGCCATCGACGGAGTCAGCGAGGTCTATTCCGTGACGGGACAGATCGACCTCATCGCCCTGGTGCGGGTGAAGGAGCACGAAGCGGTCGCGGCCGTGGTTGCCGACCAGCTCAACAAGGTCCCGGGTGTATCGTCGACCGAGACCCACATCGCGTTCCGCGCCTACTCCAGGCACGACCTCGAGTCTGCCTTCGCGATCGGTCTCGACTGA
- a CDS encoding IS481 family transposase has translation MSHGNARLTVHGRRLIVQRHDDGMPQAHIAAAMGVSRRCVKKWIDRYDAEGEAGLLTRSSRPHTMPTKTSDEVEQKVLAARAEHRDGPDVLSAKVGVPARTVSRILRRHDVPYLRECDPMTGEVIRSSKQTAVRYERERPGELVHMDVKKLGKIPDGGGWRAHGRANGNHDRKVKIGYDYVHSLVDDHSRLAYSEILPDEKGTTCAAFLGRAIDYFAAHGITRIERLMTDNAWAYRWSLREMCAEHSIVQKFIRPHCPWQNGKVERLNRTLATEWAYRQIFLTNDERAAALAPWLEHYNTERRHSALGGKPPVSRLLPT, from the coding sequence GTGTCCCACGGTAATGCCCGTTTGACTGTCCACGGTCGTCGGCTGATCGTTCAGCGCCATGACGACGGCATGCCCCAGGCCCACATCGCCGCGGCGATGGGCGTGTCTCGCAGGTGTGTGAAGAAGTGGATCGATCGCTACGACGCCGAAGGCGAAGCCGGTCTGCTCACGCGGTCCTCGCGCCCGCACACGATGCCCACCAAGACCAGCGACGAGGTCGAGCAGAAGGTCCTGGCTGCCCGCGCCGAGCATCGCGACGGTCCCGACGTGCTCAGCGCGAAGGTTGGGGTGCCCGCGCGGACGGTGTCGCGGATCCTGCGCCGCCACGACGTGCCCTACCTGCGTGAGTGTGACCCGATGACCGGTGAGGTGATCCGGTCCTCGAAACAGACTGCGGTCCGTTACGAGCGCGAACGCCCCGGCGAGCTGGTCCACATGGACGTCAAGAAGCTCGGCAAGATTCCCGACGGCGGCGGCTGGCGGGCCCACGGGCGGGCGAACGGCAACCATGACCGCAAGGTCAAGATCGGCTACGACTACGTGCACTCGCTCGTCGACGACCACTCCCGGCTGGCCTACTCAGAGATCCTGCCCGACGAGAAGGGCACAACGTGCGCGGCATTCCTCGGTCGTGCGATCGACTACTTCGCTGCCCACGGCATCACCCGAATCGAGCGGCTGATGACCGACAACGCCTGGGCCTATCGGTGGTCGCTACGCGAAATGTGTGCCGAGCACAGCATCGTCCAGAAGTTCATCAGGCCCCACTGCCCCTGGCAGAACGGCAAGGTCGAGCGACTCAACCGCACCCTGGCCACCGAATGGGCCTACCGACAGATCTTCCTCACCAACGACGAACGAGCAGCCGCCCTTGCGCCATGGCTCGAGCACTACAACACTGAACGCCGCCACAGCGCACTCGGAGGCAAGCCACCGGTCAGCCGGCTGCTACCAACCTGA
- a CDS encoding IS3 family transposase (programmed frameshift), translated as MAKPYPKEFRDDVVAVARKGQAPLSQIAKDFGISEGSLANWMKRADIEDGKRPGVSDDDRKELREANKRIRLLEQENEVLRRAAAYLSQANLPKIVFPLVHEMASAGALIRVPVAVACRMLGLTTAGYYKWLKDPVCQRDWDDAHVIDVLYDLHEDDATLGYRFLTDELELEHGIKTGENRVHRLCRIAGITASHHKKRSKAGSTGPAPHDDLLAVVDEHGVVRHEFVADAPNKVWLWDISEHPTREGKLYICAIKDVFSNKIVGYSIDSRMKSSLARAAMRNAIALRSPDGTICHSDRGGQFRAKKTQRLLANNDLVGSMGRSYGAGDNASMESFFSLLQKNVLDTRRWDSREELRLAIVTWIETKYNRRRRQRALGKLTPVEFEMIYATAAAA; from the exons GTGGCAAAGCCCTACCCCAAAGAGTTCCGCGACGACGTCGTGGCCGTGGCCCGCAAGGGCCAGGCGCCCCTGTCCCAGATCGCGAAGGACTTCGGCATCTCTGAAGGCTCGCTGGCGAACTGGATGAAGCGCGCCGATATCGAGGACGGCAAGCGTCCCGGTGTGAGCGACGACGACCGCAAGGAACTGCGCGAAGCGAACAAGCGGATCCGGCTCCTGGAGCAGGAGAATGAGGTCCTCCGCAGGGCGGCCGCCTACCTGTCGCAGGCGAACCTGCCG AAAATAGTCTTCCCGCTCGTCCATGAGATGGCCTCGGCCGGTGCCCTGATCAGGGTGCCGGTCGCGGTGGCGTGCAGGATGCTGGGTCTGACGACTGCGGGGTACTACAAGTGGCTCAAAGATCCCGTGTGCCAGCGGGACTGGGACGACGCCCACGTTATCGACGTCCTCTACGACCTTCATGAGGACGACGCGACCCTGGGCTACAGGTTCCTCACCGACGAGCTCGAACTCGAGCACGGCATCAAGACCGGCGAGAACCGCGTGCACCGGCTCTGCCGCATCGCCGGGATCACCGCCAGCCACCACAAGAAGCGGTCCAAGGCCGGATCGACCGGGCCGGCGCCGCACGACGACCTCCTCGCAGTCGTCGACGAGCACGGCGTGGTCCGGCACGAGTTCGTCGCCGACGCGCCAAACAAGGTCTGGCTCTGGGACATCTCCGAGCACCCCACGCGGGAAGGGAAGCTCTACATCTGCGCGATCAAGGACGTGTTCAGCAACAAGATCGTCGGCTACTCCATCGACTCACGGATGAAGTCGAGTCTGGCTCGGGCAGCGATGCGTAACGCGATCGCGCTGCGCTCGCCGGATGGCACGATCTGCCACTCCGACAGGGGCGGTCAATTTCGAGCGAAGAAGACCCAGCGGCTGCTGGCGAACAACGACCTGGTCGGTTCGATGGGCCGCTCTTACGGCGCCGGGGACAACGCCAGCATGGAGAGCTTCTTCTCCCTGTTGCAGAAGAACGTGCTCGACACCCGCCGCTGGGACTCCCGCGAGGAGCTGCGGCTCGCGATCGTCACCTGGATCGAAACCAAGTACAACCGCCGCCGTCGCCAACGAGCCCTCGGCAAGCTCACCCCAGTCGAGTTTGAGATGATCTACGCGACCGCAGCAGCGGCCTGA
- the trpD gene encoding anthranilate phosphoribosyltransferase, whose amino-acid sequence MSHTWPDVLSTLVAGRDLTTEQARWAMDEVFAGAATPVQLAGLVVALRAKGETVEEVSGIAAAMLAAANPISVPGRLLDIVGTGGDRSMSVNISTMSAIVAAGAGARVVKHGNRSASSQSGSADVLEALGIRLDLPPARVAEVAEEAGITFCFSAAFHPAMRHAAVPRRELGIATTFNILGPLTNPARPQAQAIGCADVRMAPVMAGVLAQRGIDAWVFRGDDGLDELTTTTTSTLWRVHDGEVSQTSVDPAALGIPRATTEDLRGGDAAHNADVVRRLLAGETGPVRDAVVLNTGAALAVYDSPDDDVESALAAGVAKAAEAIDSGAAEAALERWVRATGTRQSPSV is encoded by the coding sequence ATGTCCCACACCTGGCCCGACGTCCTCTCCACGCTGGTCGCCGGGCGCGACCTGACGACCGAGCAGGCGCGATGGGCGATGGACGAGGTCTTCGCCGGCGCCGCCACCCCGGTGCAGCTCGCCGGGCTCGTCGTCGCGCTGCGCGCCAAGGGCGAGACGGTCGAGGAGGTCTCCGGCATCGCGGCCGCCATGCTGGCCGCCGCCAACCCGATCTCCGTGCCGGGCCGCCTGCTCGACATCGTCGGCACCGGGGGTGACCGCTCGATGTCGGTCAACATCTCCACCATGTCGGCGATCGTCGCCGCGGGCGCCGGGGCCCGGGTCGTCAAGCACGGCAACCGCTCCGCGTCGTCGCAGTCCGGCTCCGCCGACGTCCTCGAGGCCCTCGGCATCCGGCTCGACCTGCCCCCGGCGCGCGTGGCCGAGGTGGCCGAGGAGGCGGGCATCACCTTCTGCTTCTCGGCGGCCTTCCACCCTGCGATGCGCCACGCAGCCGTGCCGCGTCGTGAGCTCGGCATCGCCACGACCTTCAACATCCTCGGGCCGCTGACCAACCCGGCCCGCCCACAGGCACAGGCCATCGGGTGCGCCGACGTGCGGATGGCGCCGGTCATGGCCGGGGTGCTCGCCCAGCGCGGCATCGACGCCTGGGTCTTCCGCGGCGACGACGGCCTCGACGAGCTCACCACCACCACCACGTCCACGCTCTGGCGCGTGCACGACGGTGAGGTCTCGCAGACCTCGGTCGACCCCGCCGCGCTCGGCATCCCCCGCGCCACCACCGAGGACCTTCGGGGCGGCGACGCGGCGCACAACGCGGACGTCGTACGCCGCCTGCTGGCCGGCGAGACCGGTCCGGTCCGCGACGCAGTGGTGCTCAACACCGGGGCTGCGCTGGCGGTCTACGACTCACCCGACGACGACGTCGAGAGCGCCCTCGCCGCGGGGGTGGCGAAGGCTGCAGAGGCGATCGACTCGGGCGCCGCTGAGGCCGCCCTCGAGCGCTGGGTTCGGGCGACCGGGACGCGTCAGAGCCCGAGCGTGTAG
- a CDS encoding response regulator transcription factor, translating to MTDAQRPLKVLVYSDDVNTRQQVILALGRRPHPDLPELEYVEVATEPVVLQNMDAGDIALAILDGEAVPAGGMGIAKQLKDEIYECPPVVVLTGRPQDAWLATWSRAEAAVPHPLDPIQLAEAVIGLLRPSVPATS from the coding sequence GTGACTGACGCACAGCGCCCCCTGAAGGTCCTGGTCTACAGCGACGACGTGAACACCCGCCAGCAGGTCATCCTGGCGCTGGGCCGCCGTCCGCACCCCGACCTCCCGGAGCTCGAGTACGTCGAGGTCGCCACCGAACCGGTCGTGCTCCAGAACATGGACGCTGGCGACATCGCGCTCGCGATCCTCGACGGCGAGGCCGTACCAGCCGGCGGCATGGGCATCGCCAAGCAGCTCAAGGACGAGATCTACGAGTGCCCGCCGGTCGTCGTGCTGACCGGACGCCCCCAGGACGCGTGGCTCGCCACGTGGTCGCGCGCCGAGGCTGCCGTGCCGCACCCGCTCGACCCGATCCAGCTCGCCGAGGCCGTCATCGGCCTGCTGCGCCCGTCGGTCCCGGCCACCTCCTGA
- a CDS encoding cytochrome c oxidase assembly protein, translated as MLLPLPLASEDALETLPRFTLGRVFTDWGIDPIPFVVTVWAVGLYALGVAVLRRRGDHWPVGRTLSFVGLGMGSFVFATMSGLGRYDTTLLSVHMVQHMLLSMVVPLALALGAPVTLALRTLPPAPRRWLLAVIHSRVAKVLAFAPLAFVLYIASPWALYFSPWYDASLSSSFVHQMMHIHLVLVGTLFFWPLMGVDPVPGRVSHPFRVLLTLMTLPFHAFLGVTIMGQETLIGGEHYLALREGPMGSWLPPALEDQHLAGGILWASGDLIGVLFFAVLFTQWVRSSMQEARREDRRLDREERRTPTPGG; from the coding sequence GTGCTGCTTCCCCTGCCCCTCGCCTCGGAGGACGCCCTCGAGACGCTCCCGCGATTCACGCTCGGGCGGGTGTTCACCGACTGGGGGATCGACCCGATTCCCTTCGTGGTGACCGTGTGGGCCGTCGGCCTGTACGCCCTCGGCGTGGCCGTCCTGCGCCGTCGCGGTGACCACTGGCCGGTGGGCCGGACGCTGTCGTTCGTCGGGCTCGGGATGGGGTCGTTCGTGTTCGCGACCATGTCGGGGCTCGGGCGCTACGACACCACCCTGCTGAGCGTGCACATGGTCCAGCACATGCTGCTGTCGATGGTGGTGCCGCTCGCACTCGCGCTCGGCGCGCCGGTCACCCTGGCGTTGCGGACGCTCCCGCCGGCGCCACGCCGCTGGTTGCTGGCGGTCATCCACTCCAGAGTCGCGAAGGTGCTGGCCTTCGCCCCTCTGGCGTTCGTGCTCTACATCGCCTCGCCGTGGGCGCTCTACTTCAGCCCCTGGTACGACGCCAGCCTGAGCTCGTCGTTCGTGCACCAGATGATGCACATCCACCTCGTGCTGGTCGGCACGCTCTTCTTCTGGCCGCTGATGGGCGTCGACCCGGTGCCCGGGCGGGTGAGCCACCCGTTCCGGGTGCTGCTCACGCTCATGACCCTGCCCTTCCACGCCTTTCTCGGCGTCACGATCATGGGCCAGGAGACCTTGATCGGCGGTGAGCACTACCTCGCGCTGCGCGAGGGTCCGATGGGCTCGTGGCTGCCGCCGGCGCTCGAGGACCAGCACCTGGCGGGCGGCATCCTGTGGGCGAGCGGCGACCTGATCGGCGTGCTGTTCTTCGCCGTGCTGTTCACGCAGTGGGTGCGCTCCTCCATGCAGGAGGCCAGGCGCGAGGACCGCCGCCTGGACCGGGAGGAGCGGCGTACGCCCACTCCCGGAGGCTGA
- a CDS encoding heme-copper oxidase subunit III, with protein sequence MHGHHDRPSMVSVGTIIWLSSELMFFAALFAAYFTIRAVSPELWAQETALLNVPFATANTAILVASSFACQWGVFAAERGQAGRTGSLLNFSKWGLREWFILTYVMGAIFIGGQALEYAELVHEGLTMSSSAYGSMFYLTTGFHGLHVTGGLIAFLFVLGRTYLARRFTHEQAVTAIVVSYYWHFVDVVWIGLFFTIYVIK encoded by the coding sequence CTGCACGGGCACCACGACCGACCCAGCATGGTCAGCGTGGGCACCATCATCTGGCTCTCGAGCGAGCTGATGTTCTTCGCCGCGCTGTTCGCGGCCTACTTCACGATCCGCGCAGTGAGCCCCGAGCTGTGGGCCCAGGAGACGGCGCTGCTCAACGTGCCCTTCGCGACCGCCAACACCGCGATCCTCGTGGCGTCGTCCTTCGCGTGCCAGTGGGGCGTCTTCGCCGCCGAGCGCGGCCAGGCCGGGCGGACCGGCTCGCTGCTCAACTTCTCCAAGTGGGGCCTACGCGAGTGGTTCATCCTCACCTACGTCATGGGCGCGATCTTCATCGGCGGCCAGGCGCTGGAGTACGCCGAGCTGGTGCACGAGGGCCTGACGATGAGCAGCTCGGCCTACGGCTCGATGTTCTACCTCACCACCGGGTTCCACGGCCTCCACGTGACGGGCGGGCTCATCGCCTTCCTCTTCGTGCTCGGCCGCACCTATCTCGCCCGCCGCTTCACCCACGAGCAAGCCGTGACCGCGATCGTCGTGTCCTACTACTGGCACTTCGTCGACGTGGTCTGGATCGGCCTGTTCTTCACCATCTACGTCATCAAGTAA